Proteins from one Mercurialis annua linkage group LG7, ddMerAnnu1.2, whole genome shotgun sequence genomic window:
- the LOC126655280 gene encoding probable sphingolipid transporter spinster homolog 2, with product MTLTSITGDSPSRHPSWFTPKKLLILFCAINLINYVDRGAIASNGVNGSIRTCDDKGICSSGTGIQGDFNLNNFQDGILSSAFMVGLLLASPIFASLAKSHNPFRLIGVGLSVWTFAAAGCGSSFDFWSIAIFRMLVGVGEASFISLAAPFIDDNAPAAQKTAWLATFYMCIPTGVALGYIYGGLVGNYFNWRYAFWGEALLMLPFAVLGFAMKPLQLKGFGPDESKKALTSIESVNEEDGNKDTRSQSSVKASKLKSSPPFLRQLSQFSKDMKVLLVDKVYVINVLGYISYNFVIGAYSYWGPKAGYNIYHMSNADMVFGGVTIVCGILGTLAGGLILDRMDATISNAFKLLSGATFLGAIFCFSAFCLKSLYGFIFLFSVGELLVFATQAPVNYVCLHCVKPGMRPLSMAISTVSIHIFGDVPSSPLVGVLQDHINNWRATALILTAVLFIAAGIWFIGIFLNSVDMYNDDGGENQICENANDSMEPLLEENQAEMAGILNEA from the exons ATGACTCTCACTTCGATAACAGGCGATTCACCTTCCCGTCATCCCTCATGGTTTACTCCCAAAAA GCTATTGATACTATTTTGTGcgattaatttgataaattatgtGGATCGTGGCGCAATTGCAAGTAATGGAGTCAACGGCAGCATTAGAACTTGTGATGATAAAGGAATTTGCAGCTCCGGTACCGGAATTCA GGGAGATTTTAACTTGAATAATTTCCAGGATGGTATATTATCTTCTGCATTCATGGTTGGGCTTCTTTTGGCTTCTCCGATATTCGCTTCGTTAGCTAAGAG CCATAATCCTTTTAGGTTGATTGGAGTTGGATTATCTGTTTGGACATTTGCAGCAGCTGGATGTGGTAGTTCATTTGATTTTTGGTCCATTGCAATTTTCCGCAT GCTAGTTGGTGTTGGCGAGGCTTCATTTATTAGTCTTGCAGCTCCATTTATCGATGACAATGCCCCTGCTGCTCAG AAAACAGCTTGGCTTGCCACATTTTACATGTGCATACCAACCGGAGTTGCATTAGGCTACATCTATGGCGGTCTT GTCGGAAACTATTTTAACTGGCGCTATGCATTTTGGGGAGAAGCTCTCCTGATGCTTCCATTTGCTGTTTTGGGATTTGCAATGAAACCTTTGCAGCTTAAAG GTTTTGGGCCTGATGAATCAAAGAAGGCGTTGACGTCAATTGAATCTGTAAATGAAG AGGATGGCAACAAAGATACGAGAAGTCAATCATCTGTTAAAGCTTCAAA GTTGAAAAGTTCCCCTCCATTCTTGCGTCAACTATCACAATTTTCAAAGGATATGAAAGTGCTTTTGGTTGACAAAGTTTATGTTATTAATGTTCTAG GTTATATATCGTACAATTTTGTAATTGGAGCATACTCATACTGGGGACCAAAAGCGggttataatatttatcatatg AGTAACGCGGACATGGTTTTTGGAGGTGTTACGATTGTTTGTGGAATTTTGGGTACTTTAGCTGGAGGCCTCATTCTTGATCGTATGGATGCTACTATATCTAATGCTTTTAAG CTTCTCTCTGGAGCAACATTTCTGGGTGCAATATTTTGCTTCAGTGCCTTCTGTCTGAAGAGCTTGTATGGTTTCATATTCTTGTTTTCCGTGGGTGAACTACTCGTCTTTGCCACACAG GCTCCAGTTAATTATGTGTGTCTTCATTGTGTCAAACCTGGTATGAGACCTTTATCTATGGCTATCTCAACTGTGTCGATTCACATATTTGGTGATGTGCCTTCTTCACCGCTTGTTGGGGTCCTCCAG GATCACATCAACAATTGGAGGGCAACAGCACTTATTCTGACAGCTGTGCTGTTTATTGCTGCAGGAATATGGTTTATTG GCATTTTTCTCAACAGTGTTGACATGTATAATGATGATGGTGGGGAAAATCAAATCTGTGAAAATGCAAATGACAGCATGGAGCCATTGCTTGAAGAAAATCAGGCTGAGATGGCAGGCATTTTGAATGAAGcataa
- the LOC126655288 gene encoding uncharacterized protein LOC126655288, with protein MGKEKIFFGSDETKGKKRPARTVEVDSQILEIVLHYDGEFGEGGYLWGDVCARCFDISQLSLNRLDLWAKKIGVKGLVMYYWRQPELDYHRGIKPLEHDRDVEEMARAALKEGVVDVYVRYLTSDDVHNLVPESGPKLELKEIEEDGPFEPVEDGPVEAVEDAAGVEEGPGDELLLLEWYGTEDEGQVEALEVEIAAAEGPSDVAEGPEEGCSKKQKNK; from the exons ATGGGAAAAGAAAAGATCTTCTTCGGCAGTGATGAGACGAAAGGGAAGAAACGGCCAG CCCGTACTGTGGAAGTGGATTCTCAGATCCTGGAAATTGTTCTGCACTATGATGGAGAATTTGGAGAAGGTGGTTATTTGTGGGGCGACGTGTGTGCAAGATGTTTTGACATTTCCCAACTGTCACTGAATAGGCTTGATTTGTGGGCCAAAAAAATTGGAGTGAAGGGGCTGGTTATGTATTATTGGAGGCAGCCAGAGTTGGACTATCATCGAGGGATAAAACCTCTTGAACATGATAGAGATGTTGAGGAGATGGCAAGGGCTGCACTAAAAGAAGGTGTGGTTGATGTCTACGTTCGATATTTAACCTCTGATGATGTGCATAATTTGGTGCCTGAGAGTGGACCCAAGTTAGAAttgaaagaaattgaagaagatggtccATTTGAGCCAGTTGAAGATGGTCCAGTGGAGGCAGTTGAAGATGCCGCGGGAGTTGAAGAAGGTCCAGGTGATGAATTATTGTTGCTAGAGTGGTACGGCACTGAAGATGAGGGCCAAGTAGAAGCCTTGGAAGTGGAGATTGCTGCTGCTGAAGGCCCATCTGATGTGGCTGAAGGTCCAGAAGAAGGGTGCAGCAAAAAACagaagaacaaataa
- the LOC126656699 gene encoding E3 ubiquitin-protein ligase SINA-like 10 gives MSDNIVVSSLNMELMDCPICCEPLTTPIIQCENGHATCNSCSEKTQKCHSCTLPIRRMRNRILEDVADSLRVCCSFKNYGCPATVRYPEKSNHEKFCSFIECSCPIEVCNVKGTSEMIYAHCKVMHKDFVKPFVFGRKFPVSVRLNDNFFILQEENTDIVFVLNNTTCSYGNILTICCLAPSQAGCCPYEIEVNANSSHKFHSTTQNIQGTSNYYRSFLGFLLDSDHEFFADGMIKMEFCVYRAPELA, from the exons ATGTCCGATAATATTGTTGTGTCTTCACTTAATATGGAACTCATGGATTGCCCAATATGCTGTGAACCCTTAACAACTCCAATTATTCAG TGTGAAAATGGGCATGCAACATGCAACTCATGCTCGGAGAAGACTCAGAAGTGCCATTCTTGCACCCTGCCTATCAGAAGAATGAGGAACCGGATTCTTGAAGATGTTGCTGACTCTTTGAGAGTTTGTTGCTCGTTCAAGAATTATGGATGCCCAGCAACTGTGAGGTACCCCGAAAAGAGCAACCACGAAAAGTTCTGTTCTTTCATAGAGTGCTCATGCCCCATTGAAGTTTGCAATGTTAAGGGAACCTCTGAAATGATTTATGCTCACTGTAAAGTGATGCATAAAGATTTTGTGAAGCCGTTTGTTTTTGGTCGTAAATTCCCTGTTTCTGTTCGGCTGAATGATAATTTCTTTATTCTCCAAGAGGAAAACACAGACATTGTGTTTGTTCTGAACAACACAACGTGTTCTTATGGGAATATTCTTACAATCTGTTGTCTTGCACCGTCACAAGCTGGATGCTGCCCCTATGAAATTGAAGTGAATGCCAACTCAAGTCACAAGTTTCACAGTACTACCCAGAACATTCAAGGCACCAGCAATTACTATCGTTCTTTTTTAGGGTTCCTTCTTGATAGTGACCACGAATTTTTTGCTGACGGTATGATCAAGATGGAGTTTTGTGTTTATCGCGCACCGGAGCTTGCTTAA
- the LOC126655291 gene encoding uncharacterized protein LOC126655291 has translation MEGQAKQVVCDCGIPCRMQISSTERNPGRRFYGCSKRNNQCDFFAWVDNDMAYQMTMVRNLKSEVNGMTEERNKALLELVHAHTQVAAKTDELEQLNEAFEGLKESIEMYHEENVLMIQDSGLQLMEINTLKKHVKLMEVKCSDMERKNKIMRLGFFVAFAVAGCSLSVACLKKK, from the exons ATGGAAGGACAAGCTAAACAAGTTGTGTGCGACTGTGGAATTCCATGCCGTATGCAGATTTCCTCCACCGAACGAAATCCAGGACGGAGATTTTACGGCTGTTCGAAGAGAAAT AATCAATGCGATTTTTTTGCGTGGGTGGATAACGACATGGCCTATCAGATGACGATGGTCAGGAATTTGAAAAGTGAGGTTAATGGCATGACTGAAGAACGCAACAAAGCTCTACTGGAACTAGTTCATGCCCATACTCAGGTGGCGGCTAAAACTGACGAACTGGAGCAACTTAATGAGGCCTTCGAGGGATTGAAGGAGTCCATTGAGATGTACCACGAAGAAAATGTGCTTATGATCCAGGATAGTGGTCTGCAACTTATGGAGATAAACACTCTGAAGAAACACGTCAAGCTGATGGAAGTCAAGTGCTCAGACATGGAGAGGAAAAACAAGATCATGAGGCTTGGTTTTTTTGTGGCATTTGCAGTTGCCGGTTGCAGTTTATCCGTTGCTTGTTTGAAGAAAAAATGA
- the LOC126656700 gene encoding uncharacterized protein At4g04775-like, with the protein MAEGFSEEDYVDGFPVCNVPKCKCGLEAKVMVCWTEKHPGRRFFRCPNAKMRVNRCPFFMWYDEEYAPHLKHMLYTMKRSNGELQKEGEKLRGDVFELKHLIDRASIIDAIEVEDELLKAANKIEGMELELTDLYAANRGLQMEIRELKNELTAARIRENNRGTEGL; encoded by the exons ATGGCCGAAGGATTTTCAGAAGAGGATTATGTAGATGGATTCCCTGTGTGCAATGTTCCTAAATGCAAATGCGGATTGGAGGCGAAGGTCATGGTGTGTTGGACTGAAAAGCATCCTGGGAGGCGATTCTTTCGATGTCCAAATGCTAAG ATGCGGGTGAATCGATGCCCCTTCTTCATGTGGTATGACGAGGAATATGCTCCTCACCTGAAGCACATGTTGTATACTATGAAGAGATCAAATGGAGAGCTACAGAAAGAAGGGGAAAAGCTCAGAGGAGATGTATTCGAGCTGAAGCATTTGATTGACAGAGCAAGTATAATTGATGCAATTGAAGTGGAGGACGAGCTTCTTAAAGCTGCTAACAAAATTGAGGGGATGGAGCTGGAGCTAACAGACTTGTATGCTGCAAATAGGGGACTGCAGATGGAGATTAGAGAATTGAAGAATGAACTCACAGCTGCTCGGATTAGAGAAAATAATAGGGGAACTGAAGGCTTATAA
- the LOC126655278 gene encoding uncharacterized protein LOC126655278, with amino-acid sequence MPTEEELHHSHEWVEVEDWDDDLDEYIVDPDYDILDGDEDLTTELRSNGQLPEENEENEENEQDEENEENIGASQNRAGGRPKGKAQFESGGVDRTIHQDTVGGDSEYVESDGNRSISDSEEEGEDFNVFDEDHDHEGPTFSIGMLFTDREQFKKACREWGIHHRYQLHFPVNEITRVRAKCYSKSKCKFYVFASKLHLKDPNDNTFRVKTLDLRHTCPKVSKNFHLTSAVLADKYLEEFRNDPEYKSEVFVKKIQTDLKQSISIQQARRARRAALDKLEGDEDRQYEKLYDYKREVLRTNPGSTVEFKEARGKFQGMYVCFDGLKQAFVNGMRQIVCLDGCWLKGKYGGQLLSATGIDPNDCMYPLAYAWVKTENTETWMWFIGLLSVDLHLTNAAVFMSDKQKGLLNAVKELFPYSEHRFCWRHLWANFRSTFHTQHMKPFIWNIGTATYKAAMDRAMKALEDKHDAGYKWIKERDRKHWCRALFKEEVKCDILLNNLAEAFNKYILAAREKPVLTMFEMIRTQLMKRINDKQKFGGNMEGELCPKIRKKLAKIIDYGWKFTADPGGSPQWQVEGPGGQFVVDLANRTCTCRRWQLSGIPCSHATPCIYGNNQRPEEFVDDCYSVATYQRVYSYVINPMNGPDMWETDPEPANIILPPSPVHKKKRGRIPTARKKEAEELEKQRVEKAKEAAAGRKKLPRKGNMRMTCSLCGQYGHNKRGCLKRSGGQSTHEVGGPSAERVPGGQSVEREPGGQSAEREPVLHDSPVTLRWMMDGTSQVVHRSPSRRDTFPFVDQAVPAEPPLADQGQPDQNHPGDAEENAFNSQRSSVDDGAPSQPIPTQAEKGKGKRRAKDVPSRYMNILRKRSKKM; translated from the exons ATGCCCACTGAAGAAGAGCTTCATCATTCACATGAATGGGTTGAAGTTGAAGATTGGGATGATGATCTAGATGAGTACATTGTGGATCCTGATTATGACATCTTGGATGGTGATGAAGATTTGACTACCGAGTTGAGGTCAAACGGTCAGTTGCCTGAAGAGAATGAAGAGAATGAAGAGAATGAACAGGATGAAGAGAACGAAGAGAATATTGGTGCTTCGCAGAACAGGGCTGGTGGGAGACCCAAAGGTAAAGCCCAATTTGAGTCTGGTGGTGTTGACAGAACAATTCACCAGGACACTGTGGGTGGTGATTCAGAGTACGTAGAGTCTGATGGTAATAGATCTATTTCAGATTCAGAAGAAGAGGGGGAGGATTTTAATGTGTTTGATGAAGACCACGACCATGAGGGTCCAACTTTCTCTATTGGGATGTTGTTCACTGACAGGGAGCAGTTTAAGAAGGCCTGCCGTGAGTGGGGGATACACCACAGGTACCAACTGCACTTCCCTGTAAATGAGATAACAAGGGTGAGGGCAAAGTGCTACTCAAAGAGCAAATGTAAGTTCTACGTGTTTGCCTCAAAGCTGCACCTCAAAGATCCCAATGACAACACATTCCGAGTGAAGACCCTTGATCTGCGCCATACATGTCCTAAAGTGAGCAAAAACTTCCACCTGACTAGTGCAGTCCTCGCCGACAAGTACTTAGAAGAATTTAGAAACGATCCTGAATATAAGTCTGaagtgtttgtgaagaagattcAGACGGACCTAAAACAATCAATAAGCATTCAGCAGGCAAGAAGAGCAAGAAGGGCAGCATTGGACAAATTGGAGGGTGATGAAGACCGGCAATATGAGAAGCTGTATGACTATAAGAGGGAGGTTTTGAGAACCAACCCAGGCAGCACGGTGGAGTTTAAAGAAGCAAGGGGGAAGTTCCAGGgaatgtatgtatgttttgatgGGTTGAAGCAGGCCTTCGTGAATGGGATGAGACAGATTGTCTGTCTGGATGGGTGCTGGTTGAAGGGTAAATACGGGGGTCAACTTCTTTCTGCAACAGGGATTGATCCAAACGACTGTATGTACCCCTTAGCATATGCCTGGGTTAAAACGGAGAACACGGAGACCTGGATGTGGTTTATTGGGCTACTATCAGTTGATCTGCACCTTACGAATGCCGCTGTTTTCATGTCCGATAAACAAAAG GGTTTGTTGAATGCTGTGAAGGAGTTGTTCCCATATTCAGAGCATCGATTTTGCTGGAGGCATTTGTGGGCCAATTTCAGGAGCACATTTCACACGCAACACATGAAGCCCTTCATCTGGAACATTGGAACAGCAACATACAAAGCAGCCATGGATAGAGCAATGAAAGCTCTGGAAGACAAACATGACGCTGGCTACAAATGGATCAAAGAGAGGGACAGGAAACACTGGTGTAGAGCGCTGTTCAAAGAGGAAGTTAAGTGTGATATCCTCCTAAACAACCTGGCTGAAGCATTCAACAAGTACATACTTGCTGCAAGAGAGAAGCCAGTGTTGACAATGTTCGAAATGATAAGGACGCAGCTTATGAAGAGGATTAATGACAAGCAGAAGTTTGGGGGAAACATGGAGGGTGAGCTGTGCCCAAAGATCAGAAAGAAGCTTGCTAAAATCATTGATTATGGTTGGAAGTTCACCGCAGATCCTGGTGGTAGCCCTCAGTGGCAGGTAGAGGGCCCAGGGGGCCAGTTCGTGGTTGATTTGGCTAACAGAACATGCACATGTCGAAGGTGGCAGCTTAGTGGAATCCCATGTTCGCACGCTACACCATGCATATATGGAAATAATCAACGGCCTGAAGAGTTTGTGGATGATTGCTACAGTGTAGCTACGTATCAGAGGGTATACAGCTATGTAATCAACCCTATGAATGGGCCAGACATGTGGGAAACAGACCCTGAGCCGGCTAATATCATACTCCCACCATCCCCAGTACATAAGAAGAAGAGGGGCAGAATACCAACGGCCAGGAAAAAAGAGGCGGAGGAACTAGAGAAACAAAGGGTTGAAAAAGCCAAGGAAGCCGCTGCAGGTAGGAAAAAGTTGCCAAGGAAAGGAAATATGAGAATGACGTGCAGTTTATGTGGTCAATATGGACACAATAAGAGGGGTTGCCTAAAGAGGAGTGGGGGTCAGTCAACTCATGAGGTTGGTGGTCCGTCAGCTGAAAGAGTGCCTGGTGGTCAGTCTGTTGAAAGAGAGCCTGGTGGTCAGTCTGCTGAACGAGAACCTGTGCTTCATGACTCTCCAGTCACCCTCCGCTGGATGATGGAT GGTACAAGTCAAGTCGTTCATAGGTCACCGAGTAGACGTGACACCTTTCCATTTGTGGATCAAGCAGTTCCGGCGGAACCTCCGCTTGCTGACCAAGGCCAACCAGACCAGAACCACCCAGGTGATGCAGAAGAGAATGCCTTCAACAGCCAACGGAGCAGTGTTGACGATGGAGCTCCGTCCCAACCTATCCCGACGCAAGCTGAAAAAGGAAAAGGGAAGCGGAGAGCTAAAGATGTTCCCTCTAGATACATGAACATCCTGAGGAAGAGATCCAAAAAAATGTAG
- the LOC126655282 gene encoding uncharacterized protein LOC126655282 — MRKKGKGKSKERERTGPPGTAGWGLMDESDSDEVVEVSPGFEFFQINLHINGALGEWGYHDGEVSTGVYSVSGMTMKKLDRWMKREKVEGLVDYYWKEKDKEFHDWIRPINHDDDAMEMASAGKRDGEVDVYVRKLTVKDIEALVPPPPSPPHVVIEEIPNPKDLAYVYPTPVKKVRGKPLATKAGGSKPLGTKAVGEGPSESGGSWMSPYVSEYVSEGASMVQGNTQAQGNEGADFLGQTDTGNDEVAGERANEEASVQMADEDCHDKGDGAAEDCQLNGAEAGAVDGAEAEAGAMDGAEAEAMDGAEAEAMDVAMDLAEAEAGAAEDWQVNGVEAGASEQHGPQEEEVPIQGPHEEAQDLGADDGPHMDEVEGLHDKGPTQQTQDVDFDNFFQTQHQPPFEGLFED; from the exons atgagaaagaaaggaaaaggaaaatcaAAGGAAAGAGAACGAACGGGACCACCTGGAACTGCTGGATGGGGTTTAATGGATGAGAGCGATAGTGACGAAGTGGTGGAAG TGTCACcaggttttgaattttttcaaatcaaccTTCACATTAATGGGGCATTGGGGGAATGGGGTTACCATGATGGGGAAGTGTCCACCGGCGTTTATTCTGTGTCTGGTATGACTATGAAGAAATTAGATAGATGGatgaaaagagaaaaagttGAGGGCTTAGTTGATTATTACTGGAAAGAAAAAGACAAGGAATTTCATGATTGGATTAGACCGATAAATCACGACGATGATGCTATGGAAATGGCAAGTGCTGGGAAGAGGGACGGAGAAGTGGATGTCTATGTTAGGAAACTGACCGTTAAAGACATTGAGGCTTTAGTCCCTCCGCCCCCCTCGCCCCCACATGTTGTAATTGAGGAGATACCAAATCCCAAAGATTTAGCTTATGTGTATCCCACTCCCGTGAAAAAAGTAAGGGGTAAACCATTGGCTACCAAGGCTGGTGGGAGTAAACCACTGGGTACCAAGGCTGTTGGTGAAGGTCCTTCAGAAAGTGGGGGGTCATGGATGAGTCCATATGTAAGTGAATATGTAAGTGAAGGGGCTTCTATGGTCCAGGGAAATACGCAGGCTCAGGGGAATGAAGGGGCAGATTTTTTGGGACAAACTGACACTGGGAATGATGAGGTTGCTGGTGAGCGGGCAAATGAAGAGGCAAGCGTTCAGATGGCTGATGAAGATTGCCATGATAAGGGGGATGGGGCTGCTGAAGATTGCCAACTTAATGGGGCTGAGGCTGGGGCTGTGGATGGGGCTGAAGCTGAGGCTGGGGCTATGGATGGGGCTGAGGCTGAGGCTATGGATGGGGCTGAGGCTGAGGCTATGGATGTGGCTATGGATTTGGCTGAGGCTGAGGCTGGGGCTGCTGAAGATTGGCAAGTGAATGGGGTTGAGGCTGGGGCTAGTGAACAGCATGGGCCACAAGAGGAAGAAGTTCCAATTCAGGGGCCACATGAGGAAGCTCAGGATTTAGGGGCTGACGATGGGCCGCACATGGATGAGGTAGAGGGGCTGCATGATAAGGGTCCTACTCAACAAACTCAAGATGTGGACTTCGACAATTTCTTCCAGACCCAACATCAGCCCCCTTTTGAGGGTTTATTTGAGGACTAG